The nucleotide window GGACGGCGTCACCGTCAACCGGCCGGCAGCCCGGCGAAGCGACGTACCGCCGCGAGGCCCTCGGGAGTGCCCGGCCAATGCCGGTCCAGCGCGTCGGGACCGGCCCGGCGGGTCACCGAACGCAGTGCGATCAGGACGACGATTGCGTCATCGGCATAGCCGAGCACCGGGACGAAGTCGGGCACCAGATCGATCGGGCAGAGCAGGTAGGCCAGCAACAGGACCAGGCGCACCCGGACGCCGGTCGGCAGGTCCGGGTCTGCGGCCAGTCGGCGCAGCAGCCGGATCAGATCCGGCAACAGCCGAAGGCCCTCGCGCAGGCGTACCCGATCGCCGGACCGGCGCGCACTCCACCAGAGCAGGCCGAGCAGCAGCAGATAGACGACAGCCAGCCCGGCCGCCACCGAGATGATCAGCTGCCACCACATCGCGCTCCTTCACGTGCCACGCCCAGCGACAATTCAAGCGAGTTGCCGGCCCGTCAACAAGCTCAGAGCCTGGTGCGGCTGCTGGAATCGGTACTCGACAGCGCCCCTTGCGCCGTGCTCGGCCCGGTGAGATTCACGATCATCTTCGGTGGGAGCGGGGGAGCAGGTAGCGCGCGAGGTGATCCTTGATGATCTTGAGCACCAGTGCGTGCGACAGGCCGCTGGGGTCGGTGAGCAGCTGCACCAGCAGGCCGTCCACCAGGGCGACGGTGGTTGCTGCGGCGCGGACCGGATCGAGCCCGGGCTGCGCCTGGCCGCGGTCGACGGCTATCCGGAACCCCTGTGCACACGCCGTCCGCTGCGCTGCCAGGAAGCGTTGCTGGACAGCCGCCAGTCGCGGATCGACGGCCGCGCGGGCGAGGAATGCGATGTAGACGCGACCTTCACGGGCTCGTTCCTCGTCCAACGGCAGGTTCGCCATGATCGCGTCCCGGAGTGCGACCGCTACCTTCCCCTTCGCCGCCTCGGCGGACCAGCGGGTGCCGATGGTCTCGACGACGTCCTCGAAGGCAGCAACGAGCAGATCGTCCTTGCTGCGGCCGTAGTACTGCACGGTGCCGATCGACACACCGGCGGCCCCGGCGACCTCGCGGATGCTGACGCCGTCCAGGCCCCGTTCGGCGATGATCCTGATCACCGCGTCCAGTACGGACCGGTGGGTCGTCGTGGTCATGGCGATCATCCTACCGAAAAACTCATACACACGTACTAATACAGTCGTATGATATCGGCATGACTCGGCTCGACACCTCGGCCGGTGGTCCGGTCAGGACAACCACAAAACACCGGCGACGAACCATCATGATCATCGCGGCCTGCTGGCTGTGCCTGAACGGCGTCGTGCTGCTGCTCGGTTCCGGACACCTTCCCTTTCGGGCGTCCTCGCTGGCCGAGCCACCGACCGCCCAGACCTTGCTGCGGCCCAATCTGATGCTGCTGGAGGTCTTCGGCCTGATGGTGGTCGTGCGGCTGATGACCCGGCACCGAACCGTTCCCGATCTTGCCGGCAGAGCACCGGACAGATCTCGAGCTGCCCGCGAAACCTTTGCCCTGCTGGGTTATGGCGTGCTCGCTCAGCTCGGTGGCCTGGTCGTCGGCCGCTCGCTGGGGTGGCATGCCTTCGGCTTCCATCTGGACGGCATGGTGATCAGGACCGGGCAGCCGGTGGTGCCGGCCGAGGCGATCGGCTGGTCGGTCTACAACCTGATCTGCTATGCGCTGATCCCGTTGATCATCTTTCGACGGCGTTACTCCACAACTCAACTCGGCTTGCGATCCAGCGATCGCCGGGCCGATCTGCGGTTGATCGTGGTGATCTTGGTGCTGGAGTCGGCGGTCCAGTTGTTGACCGCATCACAGTCAGTTCTTGATCTTGATCCGCGGCAGATCCTGCTCGGCGCTCCGCTCACGTTCGCCCTGTGCTTCGCCGGCACGGTGGCCCCGACGATGATCTTCGTGTACGCGATCCTGTTGCCGCGCTACCTCAAGCTCACCGGTTCGCTGCCGGCGACGGTGGCACTGGGCGGCCTGACTTACGCCGGACTGCATGTGATGGACGGTTGGACGAACTTCGCCACGGCGTCCGACGCCGTCCTGTCACTGCTGTTCGCGATCTTGTTCTACGGCGGACCGGGGATGTTCAAGGCGTACATCACCATCCGTACCGCCAACGCCTGGACCCATGTCTGGGCCTACCACGCCATCGCTCCGCACACCCTGCTGGACACCCCGATGTTCGTCCGCATCTTCGGCATCCGCTGAGCGCGTCACAACAGGTGCAGGCCTCTCGCGATGCTCAGGGCCTCGCTGCGGCGGGAAGCACCGAGTTTGCCGTACAGGTTGGAGACGTGGGTCTTCACCGTGTTCTCGGAGACGAACAGCTCGGCGCCGATGTCGGCGTAGGTGGCACCCCGGGCCAGCTCACGCAGCACGTCCCGTTCCCGGGCGCTGAGGGTGGGCCGGACCGGTACCTCGGTGGCGCTCGCCCGTTCCCGGGGGGTCGCGGTCCGCGATGCCGTCCGCACCGTCAGATCGGGTAGTCCGGCGAGGGCGTCGGCCAGTTCGTCGACCCACGGCAGCGACGTACGCTGCCGCAAGGCTGCGAGCAGGTCCTGCATCGGCGTGCCCTGACGACACCAGCCCATGAAGGGGAGTGCGTTGCGACGTACGGCCGTCTCGGTCGCCGCTCGGCGCAGCCACTCGAACGCCCGTTCCGATTCGCCCAGTTCGTCCAGCAGCTGGGCCGAACAGACCATCGCGATCGCCCGGGTGTTACGGGTCCCGGACGCCGAGTCGACACAGGTTTCGAAGGCGTCCACCGCGGCCCGCCGATCGCCGGCCAGGTCGGCGCGGAAGCCGCTCATCAGTGCGGCCTCGCCGTCCAACCCCAGCCCGCGGAGCTTCGACTCGCCCTGCCGGAGCCAATCGCCGTCGCCGGCCAAACAGGCCAGGCAGCCGCGCTCGATCAGGGTCACGGCGCGCAGATGCAGCGGCAGTTCGTCGGCTACCGGCAGTGGCAACGGTTGAGCGAGCAACTCCTCGGCCGCCGTCAGCGAGGTCGCTGAGGCACGAATCCTGGACTCGTAGATCCGGGCCCAGAACAAGGCGCACAGATCCGCCGGGTGCTGCCGTCCGAGCGGCGGTTCGCCGTCGACCGGATCACGCAACCAGGCGACGTCGGCCGACCGAGCCAGTCGCACCGCGAGTGCCGCCCGGGTGGAGCTGACCTCGTCCGGTTGGTACGGATGATCCGCGTTGATCTCGGCGGCCAGTTCGCCGCAGGTGTGTTCGCGACCCAGCATGTAGTGGGTGAGCGCCAGCATGCTCTTGGCCGCCGCCGTCAGCGGGAACAGCCGGCTGCTGGTGCGGCACAGCCCGATCGCCGCCGTCAGATTGAGCTCCGCCCGGTCCAGGTCACCGAGCCAGTTCTGGGTGGCCCCGAGTTCGATCAGTAGCACGGCCAGTGACGCGGTCCGGGCAACGTCGTTGCGCTCGGCACCGGGTTCGATCCAGGACACCAGCTGCTGACCGGCGGCGACGGCCTGCTGCATCGATTCCAGCCCGAGCCGCGCGCGCATCAGCCGTGCCGAGGCCGTCTCCACAACGCCTGCCCGATCGGACGCTTCGGCGATGATGCGGTCCAGCCAGTGCCTGGCGGCATCGACGTCGCCGGCCGCCCAGCGCTCCAAGGCGATCGGGAACCAGGTCCGCGGATCGACGTCCACCAGCTCCGGATGGCGGCGGACGAACCGTGCGATGGCCCGGCCCTGTCCGCAGGCCACCATGCTCACGCCGTCGGCCGCGAGCAGTTCGGCCGCCTGCTCGATCCGATTGATCAGCACCAGCCGCTCGAAGGCCCGGTCGGTGATGTCCCGGGCCAGATCGAGAGAGACCGCGCGGGCCACCGTGCCACGTGCCTGTTCCACGTCGACGCCGCCGACGGCCAGCCGACGGCGTACGACCTCGGCCAGCAGCGGGTGGATCCGATACCAGGCGTTGTCCAGCGCGTCGTCCGAGGACGCGGCCGTGCCGGCCGGCCGGCTGACCCGGGTGACCAACAATCCGTCGGCGGCCAGGTCGGCCATCAGTTCGCCGGCGCGCTGATCGCGCGACAGGTGGCACGCCGTCTCGCCGCTGACCAGCCGTTCACCGGCAACACAGAGCAACAGATGCCGTTGACGCGTTGACAGCGAGGACAGCACCTCGCTGGCCGCACGATCGGCGAATCGGGCGTCGCCGCGGGCGAACTGGTGAGCTGCCTCGAGCGGATCGGGCATGGTCCGGACTGCGCGGGCAGCGAGTACGACCGCCGCACACCAGCCGTCGGCGCGACCGATGATCGCGCGGGCGACCTCGGCGTCGGAGGTGCCGGCATGCTGGCTGATCAAGGACGTCGCCTCGTCGTCGTTGAGCCGCAGCGCGTCGCCGCGCAGGATCGTCAGGTCGCCCATCAACTCCGGCACCAGGCTGGTCTGCAGCAGGTCCCACCGACTGAGCAACATGATGCGCAAGGAACCTGGGTCGCGATTGAGCCGATCCTCGATCAGCCGGACACCGGCCGACGGAAGCTTCTGCGCCTCGTCGATGACCACCAGGGTCGGTGGTTGATCCGATCGGGTCGCCGATCGCATCGCCACCGTCGAGATCTCGTCGGCGCCCTCGGTCTGCCGCAGACCGGCCAATCCGCGATCGATCACCGCTGCCAGTCGCTGCGGACCCCAGCTGAGCCCGCCGTCGATCCAGATGACCTGTGACGGAGCCCGCGAATCCTCCGCGACACCAGAATCCTCAACCGTTCCGAACCGGCGCCGGACCCAGCCGGCGACGCCCAGGGTCTTGCCGGATCCGCCCGGCGCGACCAGCACGGTGACCGCGGACTCGCTTGCCCGGTCGAGTTGCTGCCAGAGGAAGTCGCGGGGCACATAGGCACGCGGCAGGCGCGGCGGCGTCCCCGGCTCCAGTCGGAGACTGTGGCTGAAATGTACCGAGTCCGCCCCGAGCGGGTCCGGGTCGAAAGTCATTCGGATTTCCCCCGTTTCATCGGGCCGCCGCATCAGATCGTGCTGCCGGTAACGGGACAAGAGAATTGGCCACCAGGCGAGTCGACAGCCTGATCTGCATGGCCGGGGACATGGTTCAGACTATAAAGCAGGCGGCCCGGAATGGCTTGGGAGCCCGCTGCCTACGGCAAGACTCGAATCGTCCGTACTGGGTGAAAGTGCCCACGACATTTCTGTTTGTGTACGGGTATTTCGGCCCTTGCGCTGCAATGTTTATCCTGCGTCGCGCTGTTGGTCCTCGGCCGCGGCGTCGGTCAGTTGCTGGGCCGGACCGCCCGCAGCGGCCAACCGGATCGCGGCGTCGACAGTGGGCACGACCAGGCCGCTGCGTTCGGTTTGGGTGAACCACTGCGACCGCGACATCGTCGCCCGGACTTGTGCCCCGAGGCCGGCCAGGATCAGCGTGCTGCCGTCCCGTTCGAGATCCTCGGCGACATCACGGAGGATGTCCACCATCGGCACCGTGACGGCATGGACGGCCACGCACTCCAGCACCACCCACCGGATGTCGTCCGAGGTCCGAGCAGCCCGCAGGATCGCATCGGCGGTGATCTGGGTGTTGCCGGCGTACAGCGCACCGTCGAGATGAAGCAGCACGACCTCCGGCGGCACTCGCCTCTGATGATCATCCTCGGGCTGGTCGGGCGGCTCGGTGATCGTCCAGCCCCCGTTCGCGGCGGGATAGAGCGGCCGGACTCGGGCGCGGTTCACCTGACGCACCACCAGTGCCAGGGTGAGGATGACACCGACCGCGACCCCGAGCAGCATGCCGCCGGTCAGCCCGATCGCGCCGACCACGATCGCCACCCACAACTCTGCCTTGTCGATGCGGGCGTACCGGAAGAAGTCGGCCGGACTGAGCAGCCCGATCACCGCCACGATCACCATCGCGGCCAGGATCGCCTTGGGCAGATCGTCCAGCAGCGGCGCCAGGAACAACGCGACCAAGATCGCCAGCGCAGCGGTGATCAATTGGGCCAGCTGGGTGCGCGCGCCCGCCCGGAGATTGACCGCCGACTGGGAGAAGCCCCCGGCCGGTGGCAACGACTGCGTCAGCCCGCCGCCCAGCGAGGCCACCCCGGTGGCCGTCAACTCCTGGCCGACGT belongs to Microlunatus elymi and includes:
- a CDS encoding YkvA family protein, which translates into the protein MWWQLIISVAAGLAVVYLLLLGLLWWSARRSGDRVRLREGLRLLPDLIRLLRRLAADPDLPTGVRVRLVLLLAYLLCPIDLVPDFVPVLGYADDAIVVLIALRSVTRRAGPDALDRHWPGTPEGLAAVRRFAGLPAG
- a CDS encoding TetR/AcrR family transcriptional regulator gives rise to the protein MTTTTHRSVLDAVIRIIAERGLDGVSIREVAGAAGVSIGTVQYYGRSKDDLLVAAFEDVVETIGTRWSAEAAKGKVAVALRDAIMANLPLDEERAREGRVYIAFLARAAVDPRLAAVQQRFLAAQRTACAQGFRIAVDRGQAQPGLDPVRAAATTVALVDGLLVQLLTDPSGLSHALVLKIIKDHLARYLLPRSHRR
- a CDS encoding helix-turn-helix transcriptional regulator, whose product is MTFDPDPLGADSVHFSHSLRLEPGTPPRLPRAYVPRDFLWQQLDRASESAVTVLVAPGGSGKTLGVAGWVRRRFGTVEDSGVAEDSRAPSQVIWIDGGLSWGPQRLAAVIDRGLAGLRQTEGADEISTVAMRSATRSDQPPTLVVIDEAQKLPSAGVRLIEDRLNRDPGSLRIMLLSRWDLLQTSLVPELMGDLTILRGDALRLNDDEATSLISQHAGTSDAEVARAIIGRADGWCAAVVLAARAVRTMPDPLEAAHQFARGDARFADRAASEVLSSLSTRQRHLLLCVAGERLVSGETACHLSRDQRAGELMADLAADGLLVTRVSRPAGTAASSDDALDNAWYRIHPLLAEVVRRRLAVGGVDVEQARGTVARAVSLDLARDITDRAFERLVLINRIEQAAELLAADGVSMVACGQGRAIARFVRRHPELVDVDPRTWFPIALERWAAGDVDAARHWLDRIIAEASDRAGVVETASARLMRARLGLESMQQAVAAGQQLVSWIEPGAERNDVARTASLAVLLIELGATQNWLGDLDRAELNLTAAIGLCRTSSRLFPLTAAAKSMLALTHYMLGREHTCGELAAEINADHPYQPDEVSSTRAALAVRLARSADVAWLRDPVDGEPPLGRQHPADLCALFWARIYESRIRASATSLTAAEELLAQPLPLPVADELPLHLRAVTLIERGCLACLAGDGDWLRQGESKLRGLGLDGEAALMSGFRADLAGDRRAAVDAFETCVDSASGTRNTRAIAMVCSAQLLDELGESERAFEWLRRAATETAVRRNALPFMGWCRQGTPMQDLLAALRQRTSLPWVDELADALAGLPDLTVRTASRTATPRERASATEVPVRPTLSARERDVLRELARGATYADIGAELFVSENTVKTHVSNLYGKLGASRRSEALSIARGLHLL
- a CDS encoding SulP family inorganic anion transporter, with translation MSWLLPSVRGYQRRWLRGDVIGGLAAGTVVIPQAMAYSTIAGLPVQIGLYTCMAPMIIYALLGGARALSVSTTSTIAVLVASTIAGLPDAAHRSAEDLQRAAFTLTFMVGICLLLMRLLRLGSLIEMISPATLTGIRVGVGLTVAASQLPALLGIASPPSDSGFFGKVAHAIDHLPQADLTTVLVAAAAIAVLLLLRRLAPTVPGPLVVVAAGILLVATTSIADRSDGHGLILIDHVPTGLPTPSIPVPGDVVSLMPGAMAIAVMAFMETVLVARTNRRRDEPQINVGQELTATGVASLGGGLTQSLPPAGGFSQSAVNLRAGARTQLAQLITAALAILVALFLAPLLDDLPKAILAAMVIVAVIGLLSPADFFRYARIDKAELWVAIVVGAIGLTGGMLLGVAVGVILTLALVVRQVNRARVRPLYPAANGGWTITEPPDQPEDDHQRRVPPEVVLLHLDGALYAGNTQITADAILRAARTSDDIRWVVLECVAVHAVTVPMVDILRDVAEDLERDGSTLILAGLGAQVRATMSRSQWFTQTERSGLVVPTVDAAIRLAAAGGPAQQLTDAAAEDQQRDAG